A stretch of Triticum aestivum cultivar Chinese Spring chromosome 1D, IWGSC CS RefSeq v2.1, whole genome shotgun sequence DNA encodes these proteins:
- the LOC123180724 gene encoding uncharacterized protein isoform X1 — MSGGQEGGEDSDHIMDLGEDQNSFKTKRSRATNWPSVMSKFLLNWYLEKKKAMPPKTKFKKTHHHYCQAALNARFESAYTVDQVHRHLRRFKEVWNIVARYMNENGSRFDKKNKMLILPSATMAALPLAERAILVKPIPFFDHLQALFSDCLVDGASMTDLLTDADLNDDQMETQDPLNMMVVHADTGDPHEAGLDKVVLGGEDECHEVAVISAVGTVPCEVMSGTSAPSAEPSGSAESTIAALKPSLKQCKIVSKAKANLKPQAVALHDSRKPDAFNRNLMGIHDRLAKPTRTAPPLSDPNAPLWNMLKEIPLTPADRLSVGIYLCKPESEVHRSFFMSMGKEYLEAWAHKFLSGGEPGAL, encoded by the exons ATGTCCGGAGGCCAAGAAGGTGGCGAGGACTCAG ATCACATCATGGACCTAGGCGAAGATCAGAATTCCTTTAAAACCAAAAGATCAAGAGCCACAAATTGGCCCTCAGTAATGTCAAAGTTTCTACTTAATTGGTACCTTGAGAAAAAGAAGGCGATGCCACCTAAGACCAAATTCAAGAAGACACACCACCATTATTGCCAAGCTGCACTAAATGCTAGATTTGAGTCTGCTTACACTGTTGATCAGGTCCATCGCCATTTGAGGCGTTTCAAGGAGGTTTGGAATATTGTGGCGCGTTATATGAACGAGAACGGGAGCAGGTTTGACAAGAAAAACAAAATGTTAATACTACCTTCTGCAACCATGGCTGCTCTACCC TTAGCAGAACGTGCTATTCTCGTTAAACCCATTCCATTCTTCGACCATTTGCAAGCTCTCTTCAGCGATTGCCTAGTTGATGGTGCCTCTATGACAGACCTGCTTACAGATGCTGACTTAAATGATGATCAGATGGAAACCCAGGATCCGTTGAACATGATGGTTGTTCATGcagacacaggggacccacacgagGCAGGCTTGGACAAAGTTGTTTTGGGGGGTGAAGATGAGTGTCATGAGGTTGCAGTTATTAGCGCCGTTGGTACAGTACCATGTGAAGTTATGTCAGGCACTAGTGCACCATCTGCTGAACCATCAGGATCGGCTGAGAGCACAATAGCTGCTCTCAAACCCAGCTTGAAGCAGTGCAAGATAGTCAGCAAAGCAAAAGCAAATCTAAAGCCACAGGCTGTTGCGCTACATGATAGCAGGAAACCAGACGCGTTCAACAGGAACTTAATGGGGATCCATGACAGACTCGCTAAACCAACACGGACAGCACCACCACTGTCAGACCCAAATGCTCCTCTGTGGAACATGCTAAAGGAAATTCCGTTGACACCTGCTGATAGGCTGTCAGTTGGGATTTATCTTTGTAAGCCAGAGTCTGAAGTGCATCGAAGTTTTTTCATGAGTATGGGTAAGGAGTACCTAGAGGCATGGGCCCACAAGTTCTTGAGTGGAGGGGAGCCTGGAGCCTTATAG
- the LOC123180724 gene encoding uncharacterized protein isoform X2: MDLGEDQNSFKTKRSRATNWPSVMSKFLLNWYLEKKKAMPPKTKFKKTHHHYCQAALNARFESAYTVDQVHRHLRRFKEVWNIVARYMNENGSRFDKKNKMLILPSATMAALPLAERAILVKPIPFFDHLQALFSDCLVDGASMTDLLTDADLNDDQMETQDPLNMMVVHADTGDPHEAGLDKVVLGGEDECHEVAVISAVGTVPCEVMSGTSAPSAEPSGSAESTIAALKPSLKQCKIVSKAKANLKPQAVALHDSRKPDAFNRNLMGIHDRLAKPTRTAPPLSDPNAPLWNMLKEIPLTPADRLSVGIYLCKPESEVHRSFFMSMGKEYLEAWAHKFLSGGEPGAL; the protein is encoded by the exons ATGGACCTAGGCGAAGATCAGAATTCCTTTAAAACCAAAAGATCAAGAGCCACAAATTGGCCCTCAGTAATGTCAAAGTTTCTACTTAATTGGTACCTTGAGAAAAAGAAGGCGATGCCACCTAAGACCAAATTCAAGAAGACACACCACCATTATTGCCAAGCTGCACTAAATGCTAGATTTGAGTCTGCTTACACTGTTGATCAGGTCCATCGCCATTTGAGGCGTTTCAAGGAGGTTTGGAATATTGTGGCGCGTTATATGAACGAGAACGGGAGCAGGTTTGACAAGAAAAACAAAATGTTAATACTACCTTCTGCAACCATGGCTGCTCTACCC TTAGCAGAACGTGCTATTCTCGTTAAACCCATTCCATTCTTCGACCATTTGCAAGCTCTCTTCAGCGATTGCCTAGTTGATGGTGCCTCTATGACAGACCTGCTTACAGATGCTGACTTAAATGATGATCAGATGGAAACCCAGGATCCGTTGAACATGATGGTTGTTCATGcagacacaggggacccacacgagGCAGGCTTGGACAAAGTTGTTTTGGGGGGTGAAGATGAGTGTCATGAGGTTGCAGTTATTAGCGCCGTTGGTACAGTACCATGTGAAGTTATGTCAGGCACTAGTGCACCATCTGCTGAACCATCAGGATCGGCTGAGAGCACAATAGCTGCTCTCAAACCCAGCTTGAAGCAGTGCAAGATAGTCAGCAAAGCAAAAGCAAATCTAAAGCCACAGGCTGTTGCGCTACATGATAGCAGGAAACCAGACGCGTTCAACAGGAACTTAATGGGGATCCATGACAGACTCGCTAAACCAACACGGACAGCACCACCACTGTCAGACCCAAATGCTCCTCTGTGGAACATGCTAAAGGAAATTCCGTTGACACCTGCTGATAGGCTGTCAGTTGGGATTTATCTTTGTAAGCCAGAGTCTGAAGTGCATCGAAGTTTTTTCATGAGTATGGGTAAGGAGTACCTAGAGGCATGGGCCCACAAGTTCTTGAGTGGAGGGGAGCCTGGAGCCTTATAG